TGTATGCCATACAATGTTATTATTGTATGGCTTTTTCATATCATGCTATGATGATCCCATTCTGGAAGAAAGTAATGAGAATAGGACTTTGAATGAAAGCGGGTTGCACATAATGAGTAGAAACAACAGCAATACATCCCAGCAGTCATTGGATTGGCTCCAACATTATAGTGAGTCACCAGAGCAGCAGCAGGCATTATATCGGCGTACCCTCAGTGTGGTGAGTGTGTCGCAAGTATTTGGCGGTGCTGGGCTGGCAGCTGGCGTTACAGTTGGAGCATTACTTGCGCAGCAAATGCTCGGTACAGATGCTTACGCTGGTTTGCCCTCCGCGCTGTTAACGTTAGGCTCGGCAGGGGCAGCGCTGATGGTTGGGCGTTTATCACAGCAATATGGTCGTCGGACCGGGCTGACTATTGGTTTTATGCTGGGTGGAATCGGAGCGATCGGAGTGATTTTGGCAGCGATTTGGAGCAGTATTTGGCTATTGTTTGCGGCGCTGCTCATTTATGGATCAGGTACGGCGACGAATTTGCAGGCGAGGTATGCAGGAACCGATCTGGCTAGCAGCAAGCAGCGTGCAACGGCGGTTAGTATGACGATGGTATTTACAACCTTTGGGGCGGTGGCTGGACCGAATCTAGTCAATGTGATGGGCAATGTTGCATTGTCCTTTGGAATTCCGGCGCTGGCAGGTCCTTTTATGCTGGCTGCGTTGGCGTATCTGTTGGCAGGAGTGGTATTGTTTGTTATGCTGCGTCCTGACCCGTTACTGATTGCAGAGATGGTAAGAACACAGGGAATGGGGCAGGCTGTTGATTCTTCACCGACCAATAGCGCACCATCGGAAAATAAAAAAGGCATCATCGCCGGTGCAACGATTATGGTTGTTACGCAGGTCATAATGGTTGCGATTATGACGATGACACCTGTACATATGCGGCATCATGGTCATGGTCTAGGAGAAGTGGGATTGGTGATCGGATTTCATATCGGAGCGATGTATTTGCCTTCGCTTGTTACAGGCATATTGGTTGATAAGCTAGGACGGGCAGTGATGGCGGTCGCTTCCGGGATCACATTGCTGCTCGCAGGGATGGTGGCAGCATTTGCTCCTGCTGATTCGATGATCCTATTGATTGTGGCGCTTTGCTTACTCGGTCTGGGCTGGAATCTAGGGTTGATTAGTGGAACAGCATTACTCGTCGATTCAACAGAAGCTTCTACAAGGGCAAAGGTACAGGGTGCGGTTGATGTGCTCATTGCGCTATCAGGTGCGGCTAGCGGTGCATTGTCCGGTATGGTGGTTGCGGGTTCCAGTTATCCGGTACTGTCGATAGCTGGCGGTGTTCTGTCTCTGCTGCTTATTCCGGTTGTGATTTGGTCTCGTGCTCAAAGACAAGCCGTATAAGAGTGAATATCATCATTCCATGATCAGCTTTGTTTTGGTAGTTCTAGCTGTATATAGAAGCTAAACAGAGCGGTTGTTCAATAGAACAGCCGCTTTTTGCTATGGGATCTGTTCCTTTGGCATAGTATACATTTCTTTTTATGGGGCTATCATTTTTGTCATAACGTATGTTGTTCCGGTTGAGAACGATACGGTTCTCCCCAAAGCTTCTCAATCCGTTTCATAAACCAATGCAGAATCACGCCACCCAGACAAACGGTCAGTATAGTCCCAATGCCGATGGGACCGTCCAGACTCCAAGCGAGCAGCAGAAACACAGCATATACGATGGTGCGAGCGACGAGGATATTCGTTTTCCCTAACTCACGCAAAATCAGAGTCAGCTTATCAATCGGCATCGGGGCAAAATGAGTATGTAAATACATCGCGGTTCCGAGTCCCATCACCAGCATACCGATCACAAAACCAGTCATCTGCCCATACCAGATCTGCGGGGTTAGCCAGCTACGTAGGACAAACAGCCATAGATCAATGCCTATCCCCGTTATACAGGCGGTGAGCAGTCCAATCATCTGTGGTCGCTGACGCTGTAATAGCGCATTACAGCCGATCAGCAGCAGAGCGATAATGATCTCCCAGCTGCCCACTGTCAGCCCCACCCGATGGGATAAACCGACCAGCAAAGCGTCGAAGGGCGAGGTGCCAAGCCTTGCCTGAATCGTGCAGGCGATACCTAAGGTTAATAAGAGCAAACCTAGCGTATAGACAACATATCTCATGTGGTATCCACCTTTCTATGTATCTTTTTGTTGCAAATGCAATATAAATACGATAGATTAAATGTATCTTATTTTTATTGTATTTGCAATAAAATGAATGTTGGAGGCTGTAACAATGAGAGAGATTTTGCGTGAGGTTGGTATGATTGCCAGAGCGCTTGATTCGATTAGCAATATCGAATTTAAGGAGTACGATCTGACAAAGGGGCAGTATCTATATCTAGTACGCGTGTGTGAGCATCCAGGCATTATTCAGGAAAAGCTTGCCGAGATGATCAAGGTCGACCGCACAACAGCTGCGCGTGCTGTACAAAAGCTAGAGCTGAACGGTTTTGTGGAGAAGCGTGAGGATGAGCATAACTTGAAGATTAAGAAGCTATTTCCCACTGCCAAAGCTGAGCAGGTGTATCCAATGATTAAGCGGGAGCATGATCATTCCGATCAGGTGGCATTGAACGGATTGACAGAGGAAGAGAGTGATACACTGCTGCGATTGCTGCAACAGGTGCGTAGCAATGTAGAGAAGGATTGGGAGTACGTCAAAAAAGGCAATAAGCGCGAATATTGATAGGAGTGAGAATAGATATGAATATCGAGCTTACCAGATGCACATTAGAACAGATTGATTGTTTGCAGACAATTAGTCGCGAGACGTTTGAAGATACGTTTGCTGATCAGAATACACCGGAAAATATGGCTGCTTATATGCAAAAGGCATTTCGGTTGGAGCAGTTAAGCGCAGAGCTGAATAACCCGGAATCGCGCTTCTTTTTCGCTCATATAGACGGTTTGCTTGCTGGCTATTTAAAAGTGAATAGAGGAGCTGCACAGACGGAACCGATGGGGAAAGATGCTTTGGAGATAGAGCGGATCTATGTACGGCATACCTTTCAAGGGCAGGGCATCGGCAAATATCTGCTGGAGCACGCACGTTATCTTGCTGCGACAGAGCAATGTCAGTCGATATGGCTCGGTGTATGGGAGCATAACCGCAACGCTATTGATTTTTATAAAAAAATGGGTTTTGTACAGACAGCGGTGCATTCGTTCTATATGGGCGATGAGGAACAGTTTGATTGGATTATGAGCAAGCCACTGTAAAGAAATGAACCAACAAAGCGATAGGGAACTGTGCACGTATGCAATACACAGATACTAGCTACGTAATGAATGAAAGCCGATGCTCTGCATCGGCTATTTGCCCAATGCATCTAACAACTGACACCTATAAATAATAAACTTATTTATACAAAATATATAGTATACTTAACATGACTGGTTTCAGGATTGTACGTTGTCTATACCTGTAAACTTCATGATCCGGTACATTGTCCAATTGGGGGAATAGAATGAAAGGATATTCGCAGAAAAATAAAATGCTTCAGCGCTGCTGTCTAAGTATACTGTGTATTCTGCTTAGTTTCGGTTTGGTACATCCAGCGTATGCTGCGCCGCCTGCGGCACCTACCGTAACGACAGGAGAAGAAATAATTACGATCAGCAATTATGTATCTGGCGCTACGTTAAAGGTATATAAAGCAGATGGTGGTAGCCCGGTATGGCAGGAAGCGAATGTCACGACGGCGACGAAAACGATCGATTTGTTGCCGTATGCCAATTCGTATTATGTGACGCAAACTGTAAGTAGTGAAGAAAGCACGAATACGCCGTTCTTTAATACCAGTCTTCGCACACCTGTAGTGGCTGCTGGTATTCGTTATATCGACGTTACCAATGTATCGGGCAATACCATATTAGAGCTGCATCGTGTTTCGAACGGCGCGCTTGTCTC
The DNA window shown above is from Paenibacillus sp. JQZ6Y-1 and carries:
- a CDS encoding MarR family winged helix-turn-helix transcriptional regulator, with protein sequence MREILREVGMIARALDSISNIEFKEYDLTKGQYLYLVRVCEHPGIIQEKLAEMIKVDRTTAARAVQKLELNGFVEKREDEHNLKIKKLFPTAKAEQVYPMIKREHDHSDQVALNGLTEEESDTLLRLLQQVRSNVEKDWEYVKKGNKREY
- a CDS encoding YczE/YyaS/YitT family protein; its protein translation is MRYVVYTLGLLLLTLGIACTIQARLGTSPFDALLVGLSHRVGLTVGSWEIIIALLLIGCNALLQRQRPQMIGLLTACITGIGIDLWLFVLRSWLTPQIWYGQMTGFVIGMLVMGLGTAMYLHTHFAPMPIDKLTLILRELGKTNILVARTIVYAVFLLLAWSLDGPIGIGTILTVCLGGVILHWFMKRIEKLWGEPYRSQPEQHTL
- a CDS encoding GNAT family N-acetyltransferase is translated as MNIELTRCTLEQIDCLQTISRETFEDTFADQNTPENMAAYMQKAFRLEQLSAELNNPESRFFFAHIDGLLAGYLKVNRGAAQTEPMGKDALEIERIYVRHTFQGQGIGKYLLEHARYLAATEQCQSIWLGVWEHNRNAIDFYKKMGFVQTAVHSFYMGDEEQFDWIMSKPL
- a CDS encoding MFS transporter, with translation MSRNNSNTSQQSLDWLQHYSESPEQQQALYRRTLSVVSVSQVFGGAGLAAGVTVGALLAQQMLGTDAYAGLPSALLTLGSAGAALMVGRLSQQYGRRTGLTIGFMLGGIGAIGVILAAIWSSIWLLFAALLIYGSGTATNLQARYAGTDLASSKQRATAVSMTMVFTTFGAVAGPNLVNVMGNVALSFGIPALAGPFMLAALAYLLAGVVLFVMLRPDPLLIAEMVRTQGMGQAVDSSPTNSAPSENKKGIIAGATIMVVTQVIMVAIMTMTPVHMRHHGHGLGEVGLVIGFHIGAMYLPSLVTGILVDKLGRAVMAVASGITLLLAGMVAAFAPADSMILLIVALCLLGLGWNLGLISGTALLVDSTEASTRAKVQGAVDVLIALSGAASGALSGMVVAGSSYPVLSIAGGVLSLLLIPVVIWSRAQRQAV